One stretch of Comamonas testosteroni DNA includes these proteins:
- a CDS encoding HAD domain-containing protein translates to MKAILYLDYDGVLHPEPVYRSPRGGMHFSVDQAGHSLFENSGILVEALAPYPEVAIVLSTSWVRVLSYSQAKAYLPDALRSRVIGATFHSAMNKFEFDAMTRGAQVLADATRREVTGWVALDDDDEGWIGPASKHLVLTNGHKGLSEPETVAELSDKLREQCKPR, encoded by the coding sequence TTGAAAGCGATTCTTTATCTTGACTATGACGGCGTCCTGCACCCGGAGCCCGTCTACCGTTCCCCTCGAGGCGGAATGCACTTTAGTGTTGACCAAGCTGGACATAGCTTGTTCGAAAACTCAGGCATCCTAGTTGAAGCACTCGCGCCGTACCCTGAAGTCGCCATCGTTCTGTCTACTTCTTGGGTACGTGTATTAAGCTATTCCCAGGCGAAGGCCTACCTTCCCGACGCTCTGCGCTCACGAGTGATTGGTGCAACCTTTCACAGCGCCATGAACAAGTTTGAGTTCGATGCCATGACCCGAGGCGCACAAGTGTTGGCCGACGCCACACGCCGTGAAGTGACTGGCTGGGTTGCGCTGGATGATGACGACGAAGGATGGATTGGCCCAGCCTCTAAGCATCTTGTGCTGACCAACGGGCACAAAGGACTCTCTGAGCCGGAGACTGTTGCCGAGCTCTCGGATAAGTTGAGAGAGCAATGCAAGCCACGATAG
- the avs3a gene encoding AVAST type 3 anti-phage nuclease/ATPase Avs3a: MAKQGSVGPSRSGDQFHYQWAARQCLGLLAGADGLVAVAIEGASLDEGDASTSVGEEVIDVALYYGSEDIMAARSIRYMQLKHSTKKAHTPWTVSGLKGTIEGFAGRFKELEATLGLDVLTKKVQFTFLTNRPIDGAVLEAIADIGAKSTVPRHREIDELLKRYAASTGCNVSSFFTTFLAEAGEPDLWEQRNLLNQDLKAYLSEPDTEATLQLKELVTRRASEEGEKDRSIRLYNVLRALRVTEIDLLPAPSLISEPKQVLPRAQQADILSTLLTTQRPVVIHADGGVGKSTLSAHLARAIPAGSVAVLYDCFGDGTYRQALKYRHRYRDALVQIANELAGQQLCLPLIPSGGTDPKQFMRAFVSRLKQAIDLLRARTPQASLCIIIDAADNAYMAAQEIGERAFVHDLINTDMPDGVRLAFTCRSHRQGHLRAPLDATVIKLEPFSKAETATHLRLSYPEATDAEVAEFAFLSSDNPRVQALAMEGAPPIGDMLRALGPTPTTVQRAIGGLLTKAIDKLKAEWGPTEANQIDLICNGLAVLRPMVPIFILAQIAEVPESAVRTFATEFGRPLFVKDSGLHFMDEPAETWFNETFKPDAASLDAFLAKLKPLATTSSYVAAALPQLLLSAGRMDELIALALSNESLPELNPLERRDVELQRLMFALRACLQQGRHVAAAKLALKVGGEVAGEARQNTLIQQNTDISGVLLAADRIEEMVSRRTFGGGFHGSHHSYEAVLLAGNDDLIPEARSRLRMARESLIAWSKQSSKHSRDEKIEDADIAEFALGTLRLRGPVEAATFLKAWRPKPTVLRTTMLVASRLVDVGDFKRLDELAEHAKGDVWMMLGLATEAARVAHLLPMEPVRHLMGILVDPKVKLTEVNVSWNSESGVLNGVRSAITLALKCLPRDYATWAETLRRYLPLDPPHQFHDFDAERATFVQAYALEAALRGKRIKLIDLAPKEVRAELEAKRSSFKSQQASRLEHVTGGVLPWFILAAEIACGRVPANLEREIELALEHTKSASSRDYQRNFNLEKAAAIEWVQILRDAGPIQPAQVDALLKWVDKNDRIYSSTLTRMCRVSARTEGLEDLSLQLSSKVFDQIAVSRSDAETRVDELQVLARAIFCVSKSEAAAYFDKAIDIASKIGEEHLSRWTTFLELADAVHRPGETRPRTAYRLARIAELSYEHMARDKYMDWDRLVEGLVGLCPSSSLAILSRWRDREFGFASELFPVAIYSLIDRGLLPKMAAVVLSGTGTGWRRVNDVTAAIEAEVDHNRKRSILRIAYRFLRIQAHEASTWHKLKILADSLAISLPDLDRLLQASKAKGISDSVIVSPAPFSAPHKEIQEPDWDAVFHGVDLRDATAVLTARRSLKKIDHRSYVREFYVQGCRRATLSEVDGYLRAIHSDNRFNVFSFRDVISHLPKASKKLLSVRSELRKTALSLATREPNRVGRRGWGHEGPFDELYTEGIVLERDVALAQIKGYLSHLDILGANDLFGLVNPLSRCLTSNEADEVLNFGFDLLEEALGSEDGDGPWNDSLAPSLSCVEALAGYLWAGLARPSAADRWEHAHCVRNGLELDWQSLLSALAMRSSSVDPHPFVDCGLVFYEWHARQWLCIALARGAMDTPLAIAPFLVFLEASAREKHVVIRHFASDALIRFNEVSALPTALLEIANGANRPALAPEVYGSGEYMSIDDGVEDEEAADDDERYFFGIDIGPYWFAPLGRVFGLKEQSIEWRARAVLGGRMSLGLYHRADDQRYKRELFRGRKTTYRHSNMPEVEDIAVYQSYHAMMFVAGLLLETKPVRRRADEKENLFDSWLKGRLLTRGDGWWLADRRDPEILKAGPVRGARSDATWCWQVDRQYLDDQLTTDDGMTALWGHWTTTDAVDGETVSVGSVLVPSRHAAALLTAMQTSPCPGDVYLPDADHIDYREEIEDPELRVLGWVKSGSDSLSLDEYDPWAGKISSPGLRPCQEILDVLNPMTDPDTRSWTLPTGGRLRSESWSRSAGYGEERDLLTGTRLSADEKFIRALLDGHPDTSLIVCVKVRRKPPKDRTDNDELSYYNYPYSRYYLIEQDGTIRSL, from the coding sequence ATGGCGAAGCAGGGATCTGTAGGCCCCTCCAGGAGCGGCGACCAGTTCCATTACCAATGGGCTGCTCGACAATGTCTGGGGCTGCTTGCCGGGGCAGATGGCCTAGTGGCAGTGGCGATTGAAGGAGCGTCGTTGGACGAGGGGGATGCATCTACGAGCGTCGGTGAAGAGGTAATTGATGTCGCCCTTTACTACGGAAGCGAGGACATCATGGCGGCAAGGTCCATCCGCTATATGCAGCTCAAACACTCCACCAAGAAAGCTCATACCCCTTGGACAGTAAGCGGCCTCAAAGGGACTATTGAGGGCTTCGCAGGGCGTTTCAAGGAGTTGGAGGCAACGCTTGGCTTGGATGTCCTGACGAAGAAAGTCCAATTCACTTTTTTAACGAATAGACCCATAGATGGGGCTGTTCTTGAAGCGATTGCCGATATCGGTGCGAAATCGACAGTACCGAGGCACCGTGAAATTGACGAATTGCTGAAACGCTACGCGGCGTCAACCGGCTGCAATGTATCGAGCTTCTTTACCACCTTCTTGGCTGAGGCTGGTGAGCCAGATCTATGGGAGCAGCGTAACCTTCTCAACCAGGATCTGAAAGCATATCTGTCCGAGCCGGATACTGAGGCTACGCTCCAACTGAAGGAACTGGTCACCCGCCGAGCAAGCGAGGAGGGAGAGAAAGACCGCTCAATCCGGCTCTATAACGTACTCCGCGCACTGCGGGTGACCGAAATCGATCTCCTACCGGCGCCCTCATTGATCTCGGAACCGAAACAGGTGCTGCCCCGAGCACAACAGGCAGACATCCTTTCCACGCTTCTCACCACACAACGTCCGGTGGTCATCCACGCTGATGGTGGTGTAGGAAAGTCAACTCTTTCTGCTCACCTAGCTCGTGCCATTCCTGCTGGGTCGGTGGCGGTACTGTATGACTGCTTCGGTGACGGGACTTATCGCCAAGCGTTGAAGTATCGCCATCGATACCGTGATGCCCTCGTTCAGATTGCGAACGAGCTCGCGGGACAACAACTTTGCCTGCCATTGATTCCTTCCGGTGGAACGGATCCCAAACAGTTCATGCGGGCCTTCGTCTCTCGGCTCAAACAAGCTATTGATCTCCTTAGAGCCCGTACGCCTCAGGCGAGCCTTTGCATCATTATCGACGCGGCCGACAACGCATATATGGCTGCGCAAGAGATCGGTGAGCGTGCCTTTGTCCATGACTTGATCAACACGGATATGCCCGACGGGGTGCGGCTGGCATTCACATGCCGATCACACCGCCAGGGTCACCTGAGAGCTCCGCTGGACGCCACGGTGATCAAGCTGGAGCCGTTCTCCAAGGCTGAGACTGCCACGCACCTACGACTGAGCTATCCCGAGGCAACGGACGCAGAGGTCGCAGAATTCGCTTTTCTAAGTAGCGATAACCCGCGCGTTCAAGCACTGGCGATGGAGGGAGCCCCACCAATTGGCGACATGCTGAGGGCCCTGGGGCCAACACCCACAACGGTCCAGCGTGCGATAGGAGGCCTGCTGACCAAGGCCATCGACAAGCTGAAGGCCGAGTGGGGCCCGACAGAGGCGAATCAGATTGACCTCATCTGTAATGGCCTCGCGGTGCTCCGGCCGATGGTGCCGATATTCATCTTGGCCCAGATCGCCGAAGTTCCTGAGAGCGCCGTCCGAACGTTTGCCACAGAGTTCGGGCGGCCGCTGTTTGTCAAGGACTCAGGTCTACATTTCATGGACGAACCAGCAGAGACTTGGTTCAACGAGACATTCAAGCCCGATGCGGCCTCGCTCGATGCGTTTCTTGCGAAGTTGAAGCCGCTCGCAACGACCAGCTCTTACGTAGCTGCTGCGCTGCCGCAGTTGCTGCTGTCAGCCGGCCGGATGGACGAATTGATCGCGCTGGCACTATCGAATGAAAGCTTACCGGAACTCAATCCTCTGGAGCGACGAGATGTCGAGCTACAACGACTGATGTTCGCGCTTAGGGCATGTTTACAGCAGGGGCGTCACGTTGCAGCAGCCAAGCTTGCGCTCAAGGTCGGTGGCGAGGTGGCTGGTGAAGCACGCCAGAACACGCTAATCCAGCAGAACACTGACATTTCTGGCGTTCTGCTTGCGGCCGATCGCATCGAAGAAATGGTCTCTCGGCGCACATTTGGAGGCGGATTCCATGGCTCGCATCACTCGTACGAGGCAGTGCTGCTCGCCGGAAATGATGACCTCATCCCTGAAGCGAGAAGCAGATTGCGCATGGCCCGAGAGTCGTTGATCGCTTGGAGTAAGCAGTCATCCAAGCATAGTCGGGACGAGAAGATTGAAGACGCTGATATCGCTGAGTTCGCTCTCGGTACACTGAGATTGCGAGGTCCTGTCGAGGCCGCGACATTCCTGAAAGCATGGCGCCCCAAGCCCACTGTACTGAGAACCACAATGCTCGTGGCCTCCCGACTTGTGGACGTTGGCGACTTCAAGCGGCTCGATGAACTCGCAGAGCATGCCAAGGGGGATGTATGGATGATGCTGGGCCTGGCTACAGAGGCAGCCCGTGTCGCACATCTTTTACCGATGGAGCCGGTGCGCCATCTGATGGGCATCTTGGTCGACCCTAAGGTCAAGTTGACCGAGGTAAATGTCTCATGGAACTCTGAAAGCGGCGTATTGAATGGAGTCCGGTCTGCAATCACGCTAGCACTCAAATGCCTGCCGCGCGACTATGCGACTTGGGCAGAGACGTTGCGCCGGTATTTGCCGTTAGATCCGCCTCACCAGTTCCATGACTTCGACGCCGAGCGCGCGACGTTTGTCCAAGCCTATGCTTTGGAAGCCGCGCTGCGTGGCAAGCGGATTAAGTTGATTGATCTTGCACCAAAGGAGGTTCGTGCTGAACTCGAGGCAAAGAGGTCTTCATTCAAAAGCCAACAAGCCTCCCGGCTAGAGCATGTGACAGGAGGCGTCCTGCCCTGGTTCATCTTGGCCGCTGAGATCGCCTGTGGCCGTGTTCCAGCCAATCTTGAGCGCGAAATTGAGCTTGCACTAGAACACACGAAATCTGCTTCTTCGCGCGACTATCAGCGGAACTTTAATTTGGAGAAGGCAGCTGCCATCGAGTGGGTGCAAATCCTGCGCGATGCAGGTCCTATTCAGCCAGCTCAGGTCGACGCGCTGTTGAAGTGGGTCGACAAGAACGACCGGATCTACTCTAGCACTCTCACGAGGATGTGCCGCGTGAGCGCGCGGACAGAAGGTCTGGAGGACCTCTCTCTACAACTCAGCTCCAAAGTGTTCGATCAGATCGCGGTGTCTCGCAGCGATGCGGAGACACGTGTAGACGAGCTTCAGGTGCTGGCACGTGCCATTTTTTGCGTAAGCAAGTCGGAAGCGGCAGCCTATTTTGACAAGGCAATCGACATCGCCAGCAAGATCGGAGAGGAACACCTCTCTCGATGGACAACGTTCCTGGAGCTGGCGGACGCCGTACATCGTCCTGGAGAGACAAGACCTCGGACCGCCTATCGGCTGGCAAGGATTGCCGAGCTTAGCTATGAACACATGGCCAGGGACAAGTACATGGACTGGGACCGGTTGGTCGAGGGCCTGGTCGGCCTCTGCCCCTCATCCAGCCTTGCAATTCTGAGCCGCTGGCGGGATCGCGAGTTTGGCTTTGCAAGCGAGTTATTCCCGGTCGCAATCTACAGTCTGATTGACCGTGGGCTCCTTCCCAAAATGGCTGCAGTCGTCCTAAGTGGCACCGGGACGGGATGGAGGCGCGTAAACGACGTCACAGCGGCTATCGAAGCAGAGGTTGACCACAATCGAAAAAGATCGATTCTGCGGATCGCCTACCGATTCCTCCGCATCCAAGCTCATGAAGCATCCACTTGGCACAAACTCAAGATCCTGGCCGACTCACTGGCTATCTCACTTCCAGATTTGGATAGGCTGCTTCAGGCATCTAAAGCCAAAGGAATCAGTGATTCTGTGATTGTCTCCCCCGCTCCTTTCTCGGCACCACACAAAGAGATCCAGGAGCCCGACTGGGATGCCGTTTTCCACGGGGTCGATCTCCGCGATGCCACTGCGGTGCTAACGGCGAGGCGATCGCTCAAGAAGATTGACCATCGCTCTTACGTTCGCGAGTTCTATGTGCAAGGCTGTCGGCGCGCGACACTGTCGGAGGTCGACGGATACCTCCGTGCGATCCATTCAGACAACAGGTTCAACGTGTTCAGCTTCAGAGATGTCATCAGTCACCTCCCCAAAGCGAGTAAGAAGCTCTTATCCGTCCGCAGCGAACTCAGGAAAACAGCGCTTTCGTTGGCTACGCGCGAACCTAATCGTGTGGGGCGCCGCGGCTGGGGTCATGAAGGCCCCTTTGATGAACTCTATACAGAGGGTATCGTCTTGGAGAGGGATGTCGCGCTAGCTCAGATTAAGGGTTATTTGTCACATCTTGACATACTTGGTGCGAACGACTTGTTTGGGCTGGTGAATCCGCTCTCGCGATGCTTGACTAGTAATGAGGCCGATGAAGTGTTGAATTTCGGCTTCGACTTGCTCGAAGAAGCTCTAGGGAGTGAAGACGGCGATGGCCCTTGGAACGATTCGCTTGCTCCGTCACTGTCTTGCGTTGAGGCATTGGCCGGCTACTTGTGGGCGGGTTTGGCACGTCCGTCCGCTGCAGATCGCTGGGAGCATGCCCACTGCGTCCGGAACGGCCTTGAGCTTGACTGGCAATCCCTGCTGTCCGCACTGGCTATGCGCTCATCCAGCGTTGACCCGCACCCGTTCGTTGACTGTGGCCTGGTTTTCTATGAGTGGCATGCGCGCCAGTGGCTTTGTATTGCATTAGCACGCGGTGCGATGGATACGCCCCTTGCCATCGCACCTTTTCTCGTGTTTCTTGAGGCCTCCGCGAGGGAAAAGCATGTCGTCATCCGGCACTTTGCCTCTGATGCATTGATTCGCTTTAACGAAGTCAGTGCACTGCCTACGGCGTTACTCGAAATCGCAAATGGCGCAAACCGCCCTGCGCTAGCCCCGGAGGTCTATGGCTCTGGTGAATACATGAGCATTGATGACGGTGTTGAGGATGAAGAGGCGGCAGACGATGACGAGAGGTACTTCTTCGGCATCGACATCGGCCCGTATTGGTTCGCTCCGTTGGGCCGTGTCTTTGGACTGAAGGAGCAGTCGATTGAATGGCGAGCACGCGCAGTCTTAGGTGGCCGCATGTCGTTAGGGCTATATCACCGTGCCGATGATCAGCGCTATAAGCGCGAACTTTTTCGAGGACGAAAGACAACATACAGACACAGCAACATGCCGGAGGTGGAGGACATTGCCGTCTATCAGTCTTATCACGCCATGATGTTCGTCGCTGGATTGCTCTTGGAGACCAAACCGGTGCGCCGTCGCGCTGATGAGAAGGAGAATCTGTTCGACAGCTGGTTGAAAGGGCGGTTGCTCACTCGCGGTGATGGCTGGTGGCTTGCGGATCGCCGCGACCCCGAGATACTGAAGGCAGGCCCAGTGAGAGGCGCTCGATCTGATGCCACATGGTGTTGGCAAGTCGATAGACAGTACCTTGATGACCAACTGACAACGGACGATGGCATGACGGCTCTCTGGGGCCATTGGACGACTACCGATGCGGTTGACGGTGAAACGGTGTCAGTGGGTTCCGTGCTTGTTCCTTCTCGTCACGCGGCCGCCTTGCTGACCGCTATGCAGACTAGCCCTTGCCCAGGAGATGTCTACCTTCCAGATGCGGATCACATCGACTATCGGGAGGAGATCGAAGATCCAGAGCTGAGGGTGCTTGGTTGGGTAAAGTCGGGTAGCGACTCGTTGAGCCTTGATGAATATGACCCATGGGCTGGCAAGATCAGCAGCCCGGGGCTGCGCCCTTGCCAGGAAATCCTCGATGTCTTGAATCCGATGACTGATCCCGACACACGATCATGGACGCTGCCAACTGGCGGGAGGCTGAGAAGTGAATCGTGGTCGCGCAGCGCTGGCTACGGTGAGGAGCGCGACCTCCTAACAGGCACTCGGCTCAGCGCCGACGAAAAGTTCATTCGCGCACTATTGGATGGGCACCCAGACACATCTCTGATCGTCTGCGTCAAAGTCCGTCGCAAGCCACCGAAGGACAGGACCGACAACGATGAACTCTCCTATTACAACTATCCCTACAGCCGTTATTACCTGATCGAACAAGATGGAACCATTAGATCGCTCTAA
- the avs3b gene encoding AVAST type 3 anti-phage proein Avs3b: MEPLDRSKAVIELGKRIVAGLKLGDDVTAQWMAHLVAEKISLAEEASDPLRDIAVSECVNFILKLWAHRYTLPPYMRPLRELDPLLRTLNSLGVNDAIELRFFSRPPSSEELEGATEDEKELFEFAIGIDHVARELIRYALSVASERSVDLVKPWLEEAFRGNLEAAVELQIARFTEECLLKNLDAVKQQAVLDRIDRLESFANAALSLADEMRKALPKDIEESGVTL; the protein is encoded by the coding sequence ATGGAACCATTAGATCGCTCTAAGGCAGTCATCGAGCTCGGCAAGCGGATCGTTGCCGGCTTGAAGCTCGGCGATGATGTCACTGCCCAATGGATGGCACATTTGGTCGCCGAGAAAATCTCCCTTGCTGAGGAAGCGTCCGACCCACTCCGAGATATAGCAGTATCAGAGTGCGTGAATTTCATCCTGAAACTCTGGGCACACCGCTACACATTGCCCCCCTATATGCGACCGCTGAGAGAACTAGACCCCCTGCTGCGCACCCTCAACTCCTTGGGTGTGAATGATGCAATTGAGCTCCGGTTCTTCTCTCGTCCACCTAGCAGCGAAGAGCTTGAAGGTGCAACCGAAGACGAGAAGGAGCTCTTCGAGTTCGCAATCGGCATCGATCACGTAGCTAGGGAGCTCATTCGTTACGCGCTCAGCGTTGCCTCCGAGCGGTCGGTCGATCTGGTAAAGCCGTGGCTGGAAGAGGCTTTTAGAGGCAACCTGGAAGCCGCAGTTGAATTGCAGATTGCGAGGTTTACCGAAGAGTGCCTGTTGAAGAACCTGGACGCAGTCAAGCAACAGGCTGTCCTTGATCGAATCGATCGACTGGAGAGTTTTGCGAACGCTGCCCTATCTCTGGCCGACGAGATGAGAAAAGCGCTTCCGAAAGACATCGAGGAATCGGGAGTCACCTTATGA
- a CDS encoding Rieske 2Fe-2S domain-containing protein, whose protein sequence is MMTHEENELLCRVEGDAPMGRLMRRHWTPICLVEEVGEPDGTPVKARAFGEDLVVFRDSEGRVGVMDEYCPHRRASLVYGRNEEGGLRCLYHGWKMDVDGNVLEMASEPAASGMVDKVKHTAYPTQEWAGMVWAYMGPKETMPEFLPPAWAPTADTRVSIAKVLLPCNWAQILEGAIDSAHSSSLHSSDMVPARVDGAKATDKTWLRPSTDKAPRMQVQRTGYGFRYAALRRPLSNAAENDYVRSTVFVAPATALIPPNNLYNVANINVPMDDTNTAFYFIAWGHPSQTPETETWRKFLRQTVGVDLDQNYRPLRNEANKFWQDRNAMKAGNFTGITGFPNQDVAMWLTMGPIADRTHDRLGASDLAIVEFRKQMLDAVKAFEQGAPAIGTGVEAATPTVCSFQAIVPKTTDWRTYDAHYVWLDGQDRPEFEPSYSVKS, encoded by the coding sequence ATGATGACCCACGAAGAAAACGAGCTGCTTTGTCGCGTTGAAGGCGACGCCCCGATGGGGCGTCTCATGCGTCGCCATTGGACGCCCATCTGCCTAGTGGAGGAGGTGGGTGAGCCCGACGGTACGCCAGTGAAAGCGCGTGCGTTCGGCGAGGATCTGGTGGTCTTTCGCGACAGTGAGGGCCGCGTCGGTGTCATGGACGAGTATTGCCCTCACCGCCGAGCCTCGCTGGTGTACGGTCGCAACGAGGAGGGAGGTCTGCGCTGCCTCTACCACGGCTGGAAGATGGATGTCGATGGCAACGTGCTGGAGATGGCGTCCGAGCCAGCAGCCAGCGGCATGGTTGACAAGGTTAAGCACACCGCGTATCCGACCCAAGAGTGGGCCGGTATGGTGTGGGCTTACATGGGGCCGAAGGAAACCATGCCTGAATTCCTGCCGCCGGCATGGGCGCCAACGGCCGACACGCGGGTGAGCATCGCGAAGGTGCTACTGCCGTGCAACTGGGCGCAGATTCTCGAAGGCGCTATCGACTCAGCCCATAGCTCCAGTCTCCATTCCTCAGATATGGTGCCGGCTCGGGTCGATGGCGCGAAGGCCACCGACAAGACTTGGCTGCGTCCCTCGACCGACAAGGCTCCGCGCATGCAGGTGCAGCGTACCGGTTACGGTTTTCGCTATGCCGCGTTGCGCCGGCCGCTCTCGAATGCTGCGGAGAACGATTACGTGCGCTCCACGGTTTTCGTGGCCCCGGCTACTGCGCTGATCCCGCCAAACAACCTCTATAACGTGGCCAACATTAACGTGCCGATGGATGACACAAACACGGCGTTCTATTTCATCGCGTGGGGCCATCCGTCGCAAACGCCGGAGACTGAAACCTGGCGCAAGTTTTTGCGTCAGACGGTGGGGGTCGACCTGGATCAAAACTACCGTCCCTTGCGCAATGAAGCAAACAAATTCTGGCAGGACCGTAACGCTATGAAGGCCGGTAACTTCACTGGCATCACTGGTTTCCCTAACCAAGATGTCGCGATGTGGCTGACTATGGGGCCCATCGCCGACCGTACCCATGACCGCCTGGGCGCAAGCGATCTGGCTATCGTGGAATTTCGCAAGCAGATGCTCGACGCGGTGAAGGCCTTCGAGCAAGGGGCACCTGCCATCGGGACGGGGGTCGAGGCGGCGACGCCAACGGTCTGTTCCTTCCAAGCCATCGTCCCAAAGACGACCGACTGGCGCACATATGACGCTCACTATGTCTGGCTGGATGGCCAGGATCGCCCCGAGTTCGAACCCTCCTATTCCGTGAAGTCCTGA
- a CDS encoding hemerythrin domain-containing protein — translation MSMSALIIPKSTEQPPLWSEALLLGQVPIDDEHERLAWLIERMQRASASDMAQALEAVIAHAASHFAAENELMVGTQFPPRDCHIREHDAVLSTLRGVLRRLDCSDEISVAYRLADELAAWFPAHVQHLDSALSHWLCKLQHGAKPIVLRKVRKSAAALAT, via the coding sequence ATGTCGATGTCTGCTTTGATTATTCCGAAGTCAACTGAGCAGCCGCCGCTCTGGTCAGAGGCGCTGTTGCTGGGGCAAGTGCCAATCGATGATGAGCACGAGCGGCTCGCTTGGCTAATCGAGCGCATGCAGCGCGCCAGTGCTTCCGATATGGCGCAAGCGCTCGAAGCGGTAATCGCGCATGCTGCATCGCACTTCGCAGCTGAGAACGAGCTGATGGTTGGTACGCAATTTCCTCCGCGCGACTGTCACATTCGTGAGCACGATGCCGTGCTTTCGACGCTTCGGGGTGTGCTCCGGCGTCTGGATTGCAGCGACGAAATCAGCGTCGCATACAGGTTGGCGGATGAGTTGGCTGCCTGGTTCCCTGCCCATGTCCAGCACCTCGATTCGGCCCTTTCCCATTGGCTTTGCAAGCTGCAGCACGGCGCTAAACCGATAGTGCTGCGCAAGGTGCGCAAATCTGCGGCTGCCTTGGCGACCTAA
- a CDS encoding LysR substrate-binding domain-containing protein: MRKIPNFVLLRAFEAAARKGSFASAAAELNLTPSAISHQVKELEEVFGKPLFHRLHRRVDLTAEGARLADGLTRVMDALEASCSEVRLAPSGQVLSLYCAPSFAAKWLSPRLADFALNHPGIAIRLTSAAEPLDLIRAREIDVAISYGSAVQRPGIDVTALGKEAIVPLCSPTLISRKRTARELISECNLIDSQLSRVTWRDWFAMNGLTTAPKVNQSFDRAALAISAAVDGLGITLESTRFAEKELARGDLVELGTKEFPRVSRETHFFSVRTEEQELQKIQVFRTWLMKSLGKKPAKGRKAITSALLHYRDFS; this comes from the coding sequence ATGCGCAAAATCCCCAACTTCGTGCTTCTTCGTGCGTTCGAGGCTGCTGCCAGAAAAGGCAGCTTCGCATCAGCAGCGGCCGAGCTGAACTTGACGCCCTCCGCCATCAGCCATCAGGTCAAAGAACTTGAGGAGGTGTTTGGCAAACCGCTGTTCCATCGCCTTCACCGCCGTGTGGACCTCACAGCCGAGGGGGCTCGTTTAGCCGATGGTCTGACGCGCGTCATGGACGCACTGGAAGCAAGCTGTTCGGAAGTCCGCCTGGCTCCGTCAGGCCAGGTCCTGTCGCTTTACTGCGCACCGAGCTTTGCTGCGAAGTGGCTTAGTCCGAGGCTTGCTGACTTCGCCCTGAACCATCCGGGAATCGCTATTCGGCTCACCAGTGCGGCAGAGCCGCTTGACCTCATACGAGCTCGAGAAATAGACGTTGCGATTTCGTACGGCTCCGCAGTTCAAAGGCCAGGTATCGATGTGACTGCGCTTGGGAAAGAGGCCATCGTTCCTCTGTGCTCTCCTACCCTCATCTCGAGGAAGCGCACTGCTCGCGAACTCATCAGCGAATGCAACCTCATAGATTCGCAGCTGAGCCGGGTCACCTGGCGTGATTGGTTCGCCATGAACGGACTGACTACAGCCCCGAAGGTGAATCAGTCATTCGACCGTGCTGCCTTGGCCATCTCCGCCGCTGTTGATGGACTTGGCATCACCTTGGAATCAACCCGTTTTGCCGAGAAGGAACTGGCACGCGGAGACCTCGTGGAGCTTGGCACGAAAGAGTTTCCTCGGGTCTCGCGCGAGACGCACTTTTTCTCTGTTCGCACAGAAGAACAAGAGTTGCAGAAGATTCAAGTCTTCCGGACCTGGCTGATGAAGTCCCTCGGGAAAAAGCCTGCTAAGGGCAGAAAGGCAATAACATCGGCGTTGTTGCATTACAGAGACTTCTCATAA